The Pan troglodytes isolate AG18354 chromosome 17, NHGRI_mPanTro3-v2.0_pri, whole genome shotgun sequence genome includes a region encoding these proteins:
- the LOC129138416 gene encoding LOW QUALITY PROTEIN: protein FAM27D1-like (The sequence of the model RefSeq protein was modified relative to this genomic sequence to represent the inferred CDS: substituted 1 base at 1 genomic stop codon) has product MGMRLQLLRDRSIPSRGPGFHTPKADARRXKALTTSLMKQAETQKEAEQRQSAMRETALWRTGHMQPKTHTHTGTHTQTHREWERNTQRLRDRERRENGRHTHRHIHTHTHTHTHTESYSRGIETHTPRQPLRLRGSALEENDPRVREQPRGTQAYPSSRSRTAATLLGRLTPTNTVRAGLRLGSRAASPSPPWRQMPCRSPPRSRAGFHQFCFPASPLLRLP; this is encoded by the coding sequence ATGGGGATGAGACTTCAATTGCTCCGGGACCGAAGCATCCCCTCACGTGGGCCAGGCTTTCACACACCCAAAGCGGATGCACGGCGGTGAAAAGCATTGACAACCAGCCTCATGAAACAGGCAGAGACGCAGAAAGAGGCTGAGCAAAGACAATCCGCCATGCGAGAAACCGCTTTGTGGCGCACAGGGCACATGCAGCcaaagacacacacgcacacgggcacgcacacacaaacccacagagagtgggaaagaaacacacagagactgagagacagagagagaagagagaatgggagacacacacacagacacatacacacacacacacacacacacacacacacagagtcatacagcagaggcattgaaacacacacccccaggcaacccctgaggctgcggggttctgctctggaggagaacgaccctcgggtgagagagcagcccaggggcacgcaggcctacccgtcctcgagatcacggacggcggcaacacttttggggagactcaccccaaccaacaccgtccgtgcaggcctgaggctgggatcccgtgctgcttccccgtCTCCGCCCTGGAGACAGATGCCCTGCAGATCCCCGCCCCGGTCAAGAGCAGGCTTCCATCAGTTCTGTTTCCCAGCCTCTCCTCTGCTCAGGCTTCCATAA